One genomic segment of Coffea arabica cultivar ET-39 chromosome 6e, Coffea Arabica ET-39 HiFi, whole genome shotgun sequence includes these proteins:
- the LOC113697264 gene encoding peroxiredoxin-2E-2, chloroplastic yields the protein MAAATTTFTLTKLLSSTPKPLTPLLSSKPLSSFSSSFAVSRLPLKLHHPLHLPKPILRFSSTQTKISATISVGDKLPDASLSYLDASNDVQTVSISDLTANKKAILFAVPGAFTPTCSQKHVPGFVEKASELKSKGVDTIACIAVNDAFVMKAWKENLNITGDDVLLLSDGNGVFTKAIGVELDLTDKPMGLGVRSRRYAMLVEDGVVKVLNLEEGGAFNVSSAEDMLKVL from the coding sequence ATGGCAGCCGCAACCACCACATTCACCCTGACAAAACTCCTCTCCTCGACCCCAAAACCCCTCACCCCTCTCCTCTCCTCCAAACCCCTTTCCTCTTTCTCCTCCTCCTTCGCCGTCTCCCGGCTCCCCCTCAAACTCCACCACCCCCTCCACCTTCCCAAGCCCATCCTCAGATTCTCCTCCACCCAGACAAAAATCTCCGCCACCATCTCCGTCGGGGACAAGCTCCCAGACGCCAGCTTATCCTACTTGGATGCCTCCAACGACGTCCAGACCGTGTCCATCTCCGACCTTACCGCCAACAAGAAAGCCATCCTCTTCGCCGTCCCTGGGGCCTTCACTCCAACTTGCTCCCAGAAGCACGTCCCGGGATTCGTGGAGAAGGCCTCTGAATTAAAGTCCAAAGGCGTGGATACCATCGCTTGCATTGCGGTCAACGATGCCTTCGTGATGAAGGCGTGGAAGGAGAATCTGAACATCACCGGTGACGATGTGTTGTTGTTGAGCGATGGAAATGGAGTCTTCACGAAAGCTATCGGGGTCGAGCTGGACTTGACTGATAAGCCAATGGGGCTGGGAGTTAGGTCTAGAAGGTATGCGATGTTAGTGGAAGACGGGGTTGTCAAGGTATTGAATTTGGAGGAAGGCGGAGCTTTCAATGTTAGCAGTGCTGAGGATATGCTCAAGGTTCTTTAA
- the LOC140009352 gene encoding glucomannan 4-beta-mannosyltransferase 9-like encodes MDRHSSATLLPDGFIGGRDDMTEQISMVWAQIKAPLIVPLLKLAVMVCLIMSVMLFIERVYMGVVILLVKLFARKPEKRYKWEPIKDDLELGNSAYPVVLVQIPMYNEKEVYQLSIGAACGLSWPSDRIIIQVLDDSTDPIIKALVETECQRWASKGVNIKYEIRDNRNGYKAGALKEGLNHAYVKQCDYVAIFDADFQPEPDFLWRTIPFLVHNPQLALVQARWKFVNADECLMTRMQEMSLDYHFRVEQEVGSSTYAFFGFNGTAGVWRLAAIDEAGGWKDRTTVEDMDLAVRASLRGWKFVYLGSLMVKNELPSTFKAYRYQQHRWSCGPANLFRKMVMEIIRNKKVTLWKKVHVIYSFFLVRKIIAHLITFVFYCVLLPSTVLVPEVQVPKWGAVYIPCVITLLNAVGTPRSLHLMVFWILFENVMSLHRTKATFVGLLESSRVNEWVVTEKLGDALKNKSAVKAIRKPRFRFGERLHLLELGTGAYLFFCGCYDVAFGKNHYYLYLFTQAIAFFIAGFGYIGTFVPNS; translated from the exons atggaTAGGCATTCATCCGCCACGCTTCTTCCGGATGGCTTTATAGGGGGCAGAGATGATATGACGGAGCAAATTAGCATGGTCTGGGCTCAGATCAAAGCACCATTGATCGTCCCGCTCCTTAAACTCGCTGTCATGGTTTGCTTGATCATGTCTGTAATGTTGTTTATTGAGAGGGTGTACATGGGCGTAGTGATTTTGCTGGTGAAGCTGTTTGCGAGAAAGCCCGAAAAGCGCTACAAATGGGAGCCTATAAAAGATGATTTGGAGTTGGGCAATTCAGCTTACCCTGTGGTTCTTGTTCAAATCCCAATGTACAATGAAAAAGAG gtgtATCAGCTCTCCATAGGAGCTGCATGCGGCCTTTCTTGGCCATCCGATCGTATTATAATTCAAGTCCTTGACGATTCAACAGATCCCATTATCAAG GCATTGGTGGAAACCGAATGCCAGAGATGGGCAAGCAAAGGGGTTAATATTAAGTACGAGATTAGAGACAACAGGAATGGTTACAAAGCTGGAGCATTAAAGGAAGGCCTGAACCATGCCTACGTTAAGCAATGTGATTATGTAGCCATTTTCGACGCAGATTTTCAACCTGAGCCTGATTTCCTCTGGCGAACCATCCCTTTCCTGGTTCACAATCCACAACTCGCCCTCGTTCAGGCTCGTTGGAAATTCG TGAATGCGGATGAATGCTTGATGACAAGAATGCAGGAAATGTCGCTGGACTATCATTTCAGGGTGGAGCAAGAAGTGGGATCCTCCACCTACGCTTTCTTCGGCTTCAATG GAACTGCTGGTGTGTGGAGATTGGCTGCAATTGATGAGGCTGGAGGCTGGAAGGACCGCACAACAGTCGAGGATATGGACTTGGCTGTCCGAGCTAGTCTCCGAGGCTGGAAGTTTGTATACCTTGGTTCTCTAATG GTAAAGAATGAATTGCCAAGTACTTTTAAGGCGTATCGTTATCAACAGCACCGTTGGTCATGTGGCCCTGCCAATCTTTTTAGAAAAATGGTCATGGAAATTATAAGAAACAAG AAAGTCACTTTGTGGAAGAAGGTTCATGTGATTTACAGCTTTTTCTTGGTTAGAAAGATCATAGCCCACCTCATCACATTTGTGTTCTACTGTGTACTTTTGCCGAGCACTGTACTAGTACCTGAAGTTCAGGTCCCGAAGTGGGGAGCGGTCTATATTCCTTGTGTCATTACCCTACTCAATGCAGTTGGAACTCCAAG ATCACTCCACTTGATGGTTTTCTGGATTCTATTTGAGAATGTCATGTCTCTCCATCGGACAAAAGCAACCTTCGTTGGCTTGTTGGAGTCTAGCAGAGTGAATGAATGGGTCGTCACTGAGAAACTTGGGGATGCTCTCAAGAACAAGTCAGCCGTAAAAGCAATCAGAAAACCTCGATTTAGGTTTGGAGAGAG ACTTCATCTGCTAGAACTTGGGACTGGCGCTTACCTATTCTTCTGCGGCTGTTACGATGTTGCATTTGGTAAAAACCACTATTACCTATATCTCTTCACGCAAGCAATCGCCTTCTTCATTGCGGGATTTGGCTATATTGGGACTTTTGTTCCCAACTCATAA
- the LOC140009621 gene encoding uncharacterized protein — protein sequence MISKDGVRANPDKVKAIMDMAPPRSIKEVQRLAGRMAALNRFLSKSAVRGFPFFRALRRGPQFEWTPECQQAFDQLKAHIARLPSLTSPAYGETLFIYLAVGEEAISAVLVREEGKVQKPVYYVSRALQGAETRYTSIERYVLALVHAARKLRSYFQTHPVVVMTDQPLKQILSRPDASGRMVRWAVELSGYDLGYQPRTAIKAQALTDFIAEGVSFGQPEPQVKRTRDAAEAPQVGEAVEATQTTQSRTTQGVAEARQAEKVAQVERATKAFEAEQAEGHVKVGQATKGAQAGQIGEAAEAEHAEEAVEIEQATGEVDQIIPVWTLFVDGSSSKEGCGAGLLLTSPMGDELAYALRFDFRASNNESEYEALVAGMVIARKLGAESIEVYSDSQLIVNQVGGSYEVKEEPLKRYVAKVHELRAQFKVFALKQVPRSQNKRADALSKLASTSVGTLNKEVLVEVVRNRAYDQVDLSVIQVVSSWMDPIVRCLASGELPQDRVEARRVLLRSRGYELSNGGALQEILPTPVAEVHYSGRGTLHPA from the coding sequence ATGATATCAAAAGACGGAGTAAGGGCTAACCCCGACAAGGTAAAAGCCATCATGGACATGGCTCCTCCCCGAAGCATAAAAGAGGTTCAACGGCTAGCTGGCAGGATGGCGGCCTTGAACAGGTTCTTGTCGAAATCTGCAGTTCGGGGTTTCCCTTTCTTCAGGGCCCTGCGAAGAGGCCCTCAGTTCGAGTGGACCCCCGAGTGTCAGCAAGCGTTTGACCAGCTGAAAGCCCACATCGCGCGATTGCCGTCCTTGACCTCTCCTGCGTATGGAGAAACCTTATTTATCTATCTAGCAGTAGGGGAGGAGGCGATCAGTGCGGTACTAGTTCGGGAAGAAGGAAAAGTCCAGAAGCCTGTATACTATGTCAGCCGAGCTCTGCAGGGCGCGGAGACAAGGTACACCTCGATTGAGCGATATGTCTTGGCGTTAGTTCACGCGGCTCGGAAGCTCAGGTCATATTTCCAAACTCACCCTGTGGTGGTTATGACCGACCAGCCACTCAAGCAAATTCTTTCAAGGCCTGACGCCTCAGGGAGAATGGTGAGGTGGGCCGTGGAGCTGTCCGGATACGACCTCGGCTACCAACCTCGCACGGCCATTAAGGCCCAAGCATTGACAGATTTTATAGCCGAAGGGGTCTCCTTCGGACAACCGGAACCACAGGTCAAACGGACCAGAGACGCAGCCGAGGCCCcgcaggtcggagaagctgtCGAGGCCACGCAGACCACCCAGTCCCGAACGACCCAAGGCGTGGCAGAGGCCAGGCAGGCCGAAAAAGTTGCCCAGGTCGAGCGAGCCACCAAGGCTTTCGAGGCCGAGCAGGCGGAGGGACATGTCAAGGTCGGGCAGGCCACAAAGGGAGCTCAGGCCGGACAGATCGGAGAAGCAGCGGAGGCTGAACATGCCGAAGAGGCTGTCGAGATCGAACAGGCCACTGGCGAAGTTGATCAGATCATTCCAGTCTGGACCCTGTTCGTGGATGGGTCGTCAAGCAAGGAAGGATGCGGAGCAGGGCTCCTCCTGACTAGCCCTATGGGGGATGAGTTGGCCTATGCCCTAAGGTTTGATTTCAGGGCCTCTAACAACGAGTCCGAATATGAGGCCCTGGTCGCAGGGATGGTGATAGCTCGGAAGTTGGGGGCCGAGTCAATAGAAGTCTACAGCGACTCACAGTTGATAGTCAACCAGGTAGGGGGAAGTTACGAAGTTAAGGAGGAGCCCCTAAAAAGGTACGTCGCCAAAGTGCATGAGCTAAGGGCCCAGTTCAAAGTATTCGCGCTCAAGCAGGTCCCTCGGAGCCAAAATAAGAGGGCGGATGCCCTGTCCAAGCTAGCTTCCACCTCGGTTGGCACGTTGAACAAAGAAGTCTTGGTGGAAGTCGTCAGAAATCGGGCGTATGACCAGGTGGACTTGTCTGTTATTCAAGTAGTGAGCTCATGGATGGATCCCATTGTACGGTGTTTAGCTAGTGGAGAGCTCCCTCAAGACCGGGTGGAGGCGCGAAGGGTCCTCCTCAGGTCGCGGGGATACGAGCTCTCAAATGGGGGTGCTTTACAGGAAATCCTACCTACGCCCGTGGCTGAGGTGCATTACTCCGGAAGAGGGACACTACATCCTGCGTGA
- the LOC140009620 gene encoding uncharacterized protein yields the protein MYEEIIYGPEDAVPLASNNHEAIVIEVVTCNYRVKKVYIDNGSAIDVLYYKAFRELQLEDKQLIPVRTPLIGFAGPPVRPKGMITLQVTIGESPRCRTVQVNFAVVKEPSSYNMILGRPTLNALRAVCSTLHLSMKFPTPEGVAEVQGDPEVARACYIATLKGKEKLVAQTVLLEPWEPTEKEERLETDENLLELLVNPERPDRVVKAGSGLNEQVRRALESLLEEYAEIFAWSADDMPGVPPELAVHKLHVDPSIRPVKQKKRNFAPERNEVVKEEVGKLLEARIVKEIHYPTWLANPVLVKKEDKAWRMCVDFTDLNKACPKDCYPLPRIDQLVDSTTGYEIFCFLDAFKGYHQIALDEEDQEKTAFITEYGTYCYTTMPFGLKNAGATYQRLVNKLFKNQIGRNMEVYVDDMLVKSRTQEQFVDDLREILTSYGARGCD from the coding sequence ATGTACGAGGAGATCATCTATGGGCCGGAGGATGCGGTACCCCTAGCTTCCAATAACCACGAGGCAATTGTGATAGAGGTCGTCACGTGTAACTATAGGGTAAAAAAGGTGTACATAGATAATGGGAGCGCCATCGATGTGTTGTACTACAAGGCCTTCAGAGAACTGCAGCTGGAAGATAAACAGCTCATCCCAGTTCGTACCCCCTTGATAGGGTTTGCAGGTCCACCGGTAAGGCCTAAGGGAATGATAACCCTCCAGGTCACTATAGGGGAGTCACCAAGGTGCCGAACTGTTCAGGTAAATTTCGCGGTGGTAAAGGAGCCGTCCTCCTACAACATGATATTGGGACGTCCAACCCTAAACGCGCTCCGAGCTGTCTGTTCGACCTTACACCTCAGCATGAAATTCCCCACTCCCGAGGGAGTGGCCGAGGTGCAGGGGGACCCGGAGGTAGCTCGAGCCTGCTATATTGCAACCCTCAAGGGTAAGGAGAAGCTGGTGGCGCAGACAGTCCTTCTGGAGCCCTGGGAGCCTACTGAGAAGGAGGAGAGGTTGGAGACGGACGAAAATCTACTTGAATTGCTTGTCAACCCCGAGCGACCTGATCGTGTGGTTAAGGCGGGATCTGGACTAAACGAGCAGGTAAGGAGGGCCCTGGAGTCCCTCCTGGAGGAGTACGCCGAGATCTTTGCTTGGAGTGCCGATGACATGCCAGGAGTTCCTCCCGAACTGGCAGTCCACAAGCTGCATGTGGATCCGAGCATCCGGCCAGTGAAACAGAAGAAGAGAAACTTTGCACCTGAACGCAACGAGGTCGTTAAAGAAGAGGTGGGCAAGCTGTTGGAGGCTAGAATTGTGAAAGAGATCCACTATCCGACCTGGCTGGCCAACCCGGTGCTGGTCAAAAAGGAGGACAAGGCTTGGCGGATGTGCGTGGACTTCACCGACCTGAATAAGGCTTGCCCGAAGGATTGCTACCCTCTCCCTCGCATCGACCAGCTGGTCGACTCAACAACTGGGTACGAGATCTTCTGCTTTCTGGATGCTTTCAAAGGGTATCACCAGATAGCTCTGGATGAggaggatcaagagaagactGCCTTCATCACCGAATACGGTACGTATTGTTATACCACCATGCCATTTGGCTTGAAAAATGCAGGCGCGACCTATCAGCGGCTGGTCAACAAGCTGTTCAAAAACCAGATCGGCCGAAACATGGAGGTATACGTGGATGACATGCTGGTGAAAAGCCGAACTCAGGAGCAGTTCGTCGACGACCTCAGGGAGATTTTGACGTCCTACGGAGCTCGCGGATGCGACTAA